A genomic segment from Glycine soja cultivar W05 chromosome 18, ASM419377v2, whole genome shotgun sequence encodes:
- the LOC114397412 gene encoding palmitoyl-protein thioesterase 1-like, with translation MDYPNLWHIGSFGYQGNLIGRGIIEFCDGAPPVKNFISLGGPHAGTASIPLCGSESLCTLIDVVLQLGIYSRFAQQNLAPSGYVKIPIDIAGYIRGCKFLPKLNNEIVNKRNSTYRQRFASLQNLILIMFEQDTIVIPKETAWFGYYPNGALHPVVPVQQTELYIDDWIGLRALDEAGKVKFVNVSGDHLDISRSDMKTYIVPYLTDEASIVPRPKLKHSSGWISSIWSSLAEMFGLNEDLEVLSNDI, from the exons aTGGATTATCCTAACTTATGG CATATTGGTTCTTTTGGTTATCAGGGAAACTTGATTGGTAGAGGAATAATTGAATTTTGTGATGGAGCACCTCCT GTTAAGAATTTTATATCGCTGGGAGGTCCACATGCTGGTACCGCTTCTATTCCATTATGTGGA TCCGAGTCATTATGCACCCTTATTGATGTTGTACTCCAATTAGGGATCTACAGCCGGTTTGCCCAG CAAAATCTGGCTCCCAGTGGCTATGTTAAAATACCCATA GATATAGCTGGCTACATTAGGGGTTGTAAGTTCCTTCCAAAGCTTAATAATGAAATAGTTAATAAGAGGAATTCCACCTACAGGCAGCGATTTGCTAGCTTACAGAATTTGATTCTCATAATG TTTGAACAGGATACAATTGTAATACCAAAGGAAACAGCTTGGTTTGGCTATTATCCAAATGGAGCCCTCCATCCCGTTGTACCAGTTCAACAG ACTGAGCTCTACATTGATGATTGGATAGGTTTGAGAGCTCTTGACGAAGCTGGGAAAGTTAAATTTGTTAACGTATCGGGAGATCATCTAGATATCTCTCGTAGTGACATGAAAACTTATATAGTGCCGTATTTAACTGATGAAGCATCAATTGTTCCAAGGCCAAAACTAAAACATTCTTCTGGTTGGATTTCTTCCATTTGGAGCTCTCTGGCGGAAATGTTTGGACTCAACGAAGATTTGGAAGTTCTTTCAAATGatatttag
- the LOC114397411 gene encoding LOB domain-containing protein 18-like encodes MELPQPSPPPPPPQTTAAPPSGFSIADLPPATVAAVPATTYDLSSLFDPLGQTSWAMQQRAIDLRQYLAAAAAPSTTSGADIQAVARDIPHRHGSPPSPPASSSNASPSLSHSK; translated from the coding sequence ATGGAGTTACCTCAACCATCACCACCTCCTCCACCACCGCAAACAACGGCAGCACCACCCTCCGGTTTCTCAATTGCCGACCTACCGCCGGCCACAGTTGCGGCAGTGCCGGCCACCACCTATGATTTGTCTTCACTTTTTGATCCACTGGGCCAAACTTCATGGGCCATGCAACAGAGGGCCATAGACTTACGTCAATACctagctgctgctgctgctccATCAACCACCTCTGGTGCTGACATTCAAGCCGTGGCACGTGACATTCCTCATAGACATGGGTCTCCTCCATCACCTCCTGCGTCAAGCTCCAATGCTTCACCATCTCTATCGCATTCTAAATGA